The Treponema medium genome has a window encoding:
- a CDS encoding helix-turn-helix domain-containing protein — MSFKDRLRQEIEYKGLLVKELSAEVGISNSTFLSYIDARGVLPNVETAVKIASVLGVSVEYLVTGKDPIYNSKHSDIQDITHDLIKLTPYQMEIIKKMVHALV; from the coding sequence ATGAGCTTTAAGGATAGGCTTAGACAAGAGATTGAATATAAAGGATTGCTCGTAAAAGAACTCTCCGCGGAAGTAGGAATCAGTAACAGTACATTTTTGTCGTATATAGATGCGCGCGGAGTTTTACCGAATGTGGAAACAGCCGTTAAAATAGCGTCGGTACTTGGCGTTTCTGTTGAGTATTTGGTTACGGGAAAGGATCCGATTTATAATTCAAAGCATAGCGATATACAGGATATCACGCATGATCTTATAAAACTCACCCCTTATCAGATGGAAATCATAAAAAAAATGGTACATGCACTGGTATAG
- a CDS encoding LysM peptidoglycan-binding domain-containing M23 family metallopeptidase codes for MKKFPLCCALILFIHIIAAAEYAELPLIPELSPQNHIFQQYSDDVLYARKALAAGKTARELPLQFYRYKAQKEDTVIRIAARCSIPYDALITLNGIESVKTNISGKMLLLPTLPALYLPEKAVSDIEKLTEALSKKLKTESFSITLPSAANPGKKIRVECFPNAMLDSTVRSFFFVPFYRFPLQHAVVTSDFGMRKNPFTGKSTYHAGIDLAAPTGSPVYACAAGTVIEIAYSNIYGNYILIRHDDGRESLYGHLSKVQARLYEKVKSGIVIGYVGSTGLSTGPHLHFEVREQGKAKNPSLFIDTKKAKS; via the coding sequence ATGAAAAAATTTCCGCTCTGCTGTGCACTTATTCTTTTTATTCATATTATTGCGGCAGCCGAGTACGCGGAACTGCCACTTATACCGGAGCTATCTCCTCAAAATCATATTTTTCAGCAATATAGCGATGATGTCCTCTATGCACGGAAGGCGCTTGCAGCGGGAAAAACCGCTCGTGAATTGCCCCTGCAATTTTATCGCTATAAAGCACAAAAAGAAGATACCGTTATCCGGATTGCAGCCCGATGCAGTATCCCTTATGATGCGCTGATCACTTTAAACGGTATCGAATCCGTTAAAACCAATATTTCAGGTAAAATGCTCTTGCTACCGACTTTACCGGCGCTCTATCTCCCCGAAAAAGCGGTTTCGGATATCGAAAAATTGACCGAAGCGCTGAGTAAAAAGCTTAAAACCGAGTCCTTTTCAATTACGCTTCCTTCTGCTGCAAACCCCGGAAAAAAAATACGGGTGGAATGCTTTCCGAATGCAATGCTTGACAGCACCGTGCGCAGCTTCTTTTTTGTTCCGTTCTATCGGTTTCCGTTGCAGCATGCCGTTGTTACTTCTGACTTCGGTATGCGGAAAAACCCTTTTACCGGAAAATCAACTTACCATGCCGGTATTGATCTTGCCGCCCCAACCGGAAGTCCTGTCTATGCCTGTGCTGCAGGCACGGTTATTGAAATCGCATATAGCAACATCTACGGCAATTATATTCTTATTCGCCATGATGACGGCCGGGAAAGTCTGTACGGTCATTTAAGCAAGGTTCAAGCCCGCTTGTATGAAAAGGTAAAATCAGGTATAGTGATAGGGTATGTCGGTTCTACAGGACTTTCCACGGGACCGCATTTACACTTTGAGGTACGCGAGCAAGGAAAAGCGAAAAATCCGTCCCTTTTCATCGATACAAAGAAAGCAAAGTCATGA
- a CDS encoding DUF2715 domain-containing protein, with protein MKKRICILCLLTVFSVGFLSANVKMSLDVGPVYTYFSSHTTNSSENKTSWATHTGGLNVLFGVEFVQNFGVYGSANFAFGQKIIDKSRIGNYNDKTITIKRWKGDLTYVIDSQFGFFYVFHPVKKMDLTLGFGLGIGGSGRNYTYTKLLVTTKEEKSQVNIGGGVNLNVSYMFTKMVGIYGGISDTLYAPVYMKTKTKIGNTDPVITENSNASGKIAHSLNIKAGVQFVF; from the coding sequence ATGAAAAAAAGAATTTGTATTCTCTGTTTACTCACCGTATTTTCGGTAGGCTTTCTTTCCGCCAACGTAAAGATGAGCCTTGATGTGGGACCGGTCTATACCTATTTTAGCAGCCACACCACCAACAGCAGCGAAAATAAAACTTCATGGGCAACCCATACCGGCGGTCTGAATGTCTTATTCGGTGTTGAGTTCGTTCAAAATTTCGGGGTATATGGATCAGCCAACTTTGCGTTCGGACAAAAAATTATTGATAAAAGCCGTATAGGAAACTATAACGACAAGACAATTACTATAAAAAGATGGAAAGGAGACTTGACGTATGTAATCGACAGCCAATTCGGGTTTTTCTATGTATTTCATCCTGTAAAAAAGATGGATCTTACACTCGGGTTCGGTCTTGGCATCGGTGGAAGCGGGCGAAACTACACGTATACTAAGCTTTTAGTAACAACAAAAGAAGAAAAATCGCAAGTCAATATCGGCGGCGGCGTCAATCTGAATGTTTCCTATATGTTTACCAAAATGGTAGGAATCTACGGCGGCATATCTGATACTTTATATGCCCCTGTATACATGAAAACCAAAACAAAAATTGGTAACACTGATCCCGTCATAACAGAAAATTCAAACGCATCAGGGAAAATTGCACATTCGTTAAATATCAAAGCCGGTGTTCAATTCGTCTTTTAA
- a CDS encoding sodium/glutamate symporter → MSLWDIVTDAGLLGALLLVGQFLRAKVKFFQSILMPASLIGGFIGLALGPSGFQILPFSAQLTKYAGVLIAVVFACTPIGDKPISKKEIKGVGGFFYQNTGILMLQYAAGMALALGILNKLWPGLNDGFGLLMATGFYGGHGTAAAVGAIYKEHGYPEFFDLANASATVGLVGGIVIGMIIINWGTRKGYTNYVESPKQLPEYIRTGLIPESQQKSGGKITISNMSLDPLAFHIGIIMIATMLGKWFSSMVQRQVSWLSIPVFVSALLFGYIMQFFLKKTGAAKYVDRYTVQRMSSTSTDLLVISAIVGLKLNVIAANFGPLLISFVFGLILNIVWFLYVGKYSSSKDWFERAIMNYGRANGVIATGVLLSRVVDPDQKSRGLEDTGITDLLNRPIAIALQALPPIFIAMGGVYPMYTTLVMWAGFIVLTVVALAFKWWTPGKMQYSKGDE, encoded by the coding sequence ATGTCTTTATGGGATATTGTAACCGATGCGGGACTTTTAGGCGCACTGCTGCTTGTCGGTCAATTTTTAAGAGCTAAGGTCAAGTTTTTTCAGTCCATACTGATGCCGGCTTCGCTGATAGGAGGTTTTATCGGTTTGGCTCTTGGGCCGAGCGGTTTTCAGATATTGCCGTTCTCAGCTCAATTAACAAAGTATGCAGGGGTGCTTATCGCAGTTGTGTTCGCCTGTACGCCCATCGGAGATAAGCCTATCTCAAAAAAAGAGATAAAAGGCGTAGGCGGTTTCTTCTATCAAAATACGGGCATCCTGATGTTGCAGTATGCAGCAGGAATGGCTTTAGCGCTTGGAATACTCAATAAATTGTGGCCCGGGCTGAACGATGGTTTCGGTTTGCTGATGGCAACCGGATTTTACGGCGGACACGGGACTGCCGCTGCTGTTGGTGCGATTTATAAAGAGCATGGATATCCTGAATTTTTCGATTTAGCAAACGCATCGGCTACAGTCGGATTAGTCGGCGGTATTGTTATCGGTATGATTATTATCAACTGGGGAACGCGGAAAGGCTATACAAACTATGTTGAATCGCCGAAGCAGCTTCCCGAATATATCCGTACGGGGCTTATTCCTGAAAGTCAGCAAAAAAGCGGCGGAAAAATCACGATTTCAAATATGTCTTTGGATCCGCTCGCATTCCATATAGGAATCATTATGATCGCTACTATGTTGGGTAAATGGTTCTCGAGTATGGTGCAGCGTCAAGTGAGCTGGCTTTCCATTCCGGTATTCGTTTCCGCATTACTCTTCGGATATATCATGCAGTTCTTTTTAAAGAAAACCGGCGCCGCCAAATATGTTGACAGATACACCGTACAAAGAATGAGCAGTACCTCAACGGATTTATTGGTTATATCCGCCATTGTCGGGCTCAAACTCAATGTTATTGCCGCAAACTTCGGGCCGCTTTTAATCAGTTTTGTATTCGGCCTTATCCTTAATATTGTATGGTTTCTGTATGTCGGTAAATATAGTTCGTCTAAAGATTGGTTTGAGCGGGCTATTATGAATTACGGCCGTGCAAACGGTGTTATCGCAACGGGTGTATTGCTCAGTAGGGTTGTTGACCCTGATCAAAAATCGCGAGGTTTGGAAGATACCGGTATAACGGACTTGCTTAACAGACCTATTGCAATCGCTTTACAGGCATTACCTCCTATCTTTATTGCGATGGGCGGAGTATATCC